From Pandoraea norimbergensis, the proteins below share one genomic window:
- a CDS encoding baseplate J/gp47 family protein, protein MYNLIIRDGTSQAMRALPALQDGYFHLDELSFHELLAIVTEFASLVRFHNAQNVPEGDWTPFFRADETVVMSRILAFDLARETARFAQWWRNTPEHVGVSANGESSGWTLQASPVTELVMTLNDWYDALAQAQSDNGLGLRTVLRAVIVQLSVDRSGVLGALRAVGGHVPLDPIWSAGMATPGTLSASNASALDADGIARAGARLTKADVRTDFHAYMKAIEMVRKEALARLPASLHNGIHDPAVGLLIAFVQQFQKLQGKLNGYTRRFIDFYYDRMLGSTPRATIPDHTWLVFKRTPDARDVVVLAGTEFPAGVDAQSRDILYVAENELRVSDASVAQVQTLYLDHNGYSAPENLLADDDTVPRGAPVTGRTWPTAAWFQSVPVAPPGADHTQAWPALGAPKAGMGSGLQRDARIGFALSSKVLLLKEGDRRITVTITFADDTLMQRLDRVADAMLGMKPVSAEGVAAGQGSDDVDNSSMAIELRRNDIFLKVFRSIFVVGLTGEFGWIDIPGYVPFFDSDVLRLSFELPPESPSVVAYSPALHGEQFDVDTPLLRCVINPGAYLFPYGMLRDLAVTGARIDVEARGCRDLVLQNNIGQLSAATPFAPFGPLARLGSYLIVGSTEMASKRITDFRVEIEWADLPRVTGGFGAWYDGYDVRLANEDYLATVAVLAKGVWTPASELSRPSVPMFRTRVQPGQGERIDTRIVWRAGQLAHLFEPDAGVSAAQPLTWGPGAKNGFFKFTVAAPAFAFGHETYAQALSTTMMANARRRRWRGQRAVPRAPYTPLVNAISIDYCATGTIRVDRLPNGDDDGRFLHLFPSGWETLGLKSYPAPALLPRFEAAGNLYVGIAAGDLGKTLTLLFELREDSQPVPPTDEDTEDGPAGNAGLRWSYLSNNVWKPLPRRYIVADGTHHFMTSGIVTLRVPGDIGCHNTVMPDGLYWLRVSADRDMEKYCSLYAIHAQAVQVRRGQDVPPEVPMVLPAGSIVRGRRPLPGITGIVQPLPSCGGRATETREQMRTRISERLRHKQRAISPADYESVILEAFADVFKVKCFANLTTANGPFDCVRPGHALVVPLPYWPALPADEQMPMLDGNLMQEIAAFVNTLSSPWAHVSVENPVYERIQVRCKVRFSDVSGNGRYIAMLNAAISHYLTPWQDGVGYRTHFGWRIRQHDLEAFIGSLPYVQNVSGFSMLRIAAKPPAVSPASATSGAAPAMWSSADVQTYSLFDTADPANTDGTKGQTDITPLYPWSIAIPVARHAIEAVDDGVDYPGVPTALSRLEIGTTFIISDDPHDQ, encoded by the coding sequence ATGTACAACCTCATCATTCGCGATGGCACCAGTCAGGCGATGCGGGCACTGCCCGCGTTGCAGGACGGCTATTTCCATCTCGATGAGCTGTCGTTCCACGAGTTGCTCGCGATTGTGACGGAGTTTGCTTCACTGGTGCGCTTTCACAACGCGCAGAATGTGCCGGAAGGGGACTGGACACCGTTCTTTCGCGCCGACGAAACCGTGGTCATGAGCCGCATTCTGGCGTTCGATCTGGCGCGTGAGACGGCGCGCTTCGCTCAGTGGTGGCGCAACACGCCCGAGCACGTCGGCGTCAGCGCCAACGGTGAAAGTTCGGGCTGGACGCTGCAAGCCTCGCCCGTCACCGAGCTGGTGATGACGCTCAACGACTGGTATGACGCGCTGGCGCAGGCGCAGAGCGATAACGGGCTGGGCTTGCGCACCGTGCTGCGCGCCGTGATCGTGCAGTTGAGTGTCGATCGCTCCGGCGTTCTTGGTGCCTTAAGGGCCGTGGGAGGGCACGTACCGCTCGATCCGATCTGGTCGGCTGGGATGGCAACGCCGGGCACACTGTCCGCGAGCAACGCCAGTGCCCTCGACGCCGACGGCATTGCCCGCGCGGGGGCGCGGTTGACCAAAGCCGACGTCCGCACCGATTTTCACGCATACATGAAGGCCATCGAGATGGTCCGCAAGGAGGCCCTTGCCCGGTTGCCCGCGTCGTTGCACAACGGCATCCACGATCCGGCCGTCGGCCTGTTGATTGCGTTCGTGCAGCAATTCCAGAAGCTGCAAGGCAAGCTCAACGGTTACACGCGCCGTTTCATCGATTTTTACTACGACCGCATGCTCGGCAGCACGCCGCGCGCCACGATTCCCGATCACACGTGGCTGGTTTTCAAACGCACCCCGGATGCACGCGACGTCGTCGTGCTCGCGGGGACGGAATTCCCGGCCGGGGTCGATGCCCAGAGCCGCGACATTCTCTATGTTGCCGAGAACGAGTTGCGGGTGTCCGACGCCAGTGTAGCGCAGGTGCAAACGCTCTACCTCGATCACAACGGCTACAGTGCGCCGGAAAACTTGCTGGCCGACGACGACACCGTGCCCAGAGGCGCCCCGGTAACCGGGCGGACGTGGCCCACGGCGGCCTGGTTCCAGTCGGTGCCGGTCGCACCTCCGGGTGCCGATCACACGCAAGCCTGGCCGGCGCTGGGTGCACCGAAAGCCGGCATGGGAAGCGGCCTCCAGCGTGACGCTCGCATTGGCTTCGCACTATCGAGCAAGGTGCTTTTGCTCAAGGAAGGCGATCGGCGCATCACGGTGACGATCACGTTCGCCGACGACACGCTCATGCAGCGGCTGGACCGGGTGGCCGATGCGATGCTCGGCATGAAACCGGTTAGCGCGGAAGGCGTTGCGGCGGGGCAAGGATCGGACGACGTCGATAACAGCTCGATGGCGATCGAACTGCGCCGCAACGACATCTTCCTGAAGGTCTTCCGCAGCATCTTCGTGGTCGGACTGACGGGCGAATTCGGCTGGATCGATATCCCGGGCTACGTGCCGTTTTTCGACAGCGATGTATTAAGGCTGAGCTTCGAGCTGCCGCCCGAATCGCCGAGCGTGGTGGCCTATTCACCGGCGCTGCATGGTGAGCAGTTCGACGTCGATACGCCGTTGCTGCGCTGCGTGATCAACCCGGGGGCCTATCTGTTCCCGTACGGCATGCTGCGCGATCTGGCGGTGACGGGTGCCCGGATCGACGTGGAAGCGCGAGGCTGCCGCGACCTCGTTCTGCAAAACAACATCGGCCAACTCAGTGCCGCGACGCCATTCGCTCCATTCGGGCCGCTGGCCCGGCTGGGCAGCTACCTTATCGTCGGCAGTACCGAGATGGCGTCAAAGCGCATCACCGACTTTCGCGTGGAAATCGAGTGGGCGGACCTGCCGCGCGTTACCGGCGGGTTCGGCGCTTGGTACGACGGCTACGACGTGCGGCTCGCCAACGAAGATTATCTGGCCACCGTCGCCGTATTGGCCAAGGGGGTATGGACGCCCGCCAGCGAGTTGTCCCGCCCGAGCGTGCCGATGTTCCGCACGCGGGTGCAACCCGGGCAGGGAGAGCGTATCGACACCCGGATCGTCTGGCGTGCCGGTCAACTGGCGCATTTGTTCGAACCCGACGCCGGTGTGAGCGCGGCCCAGCCGCTGACGTGGGGGCCGGGCGCGAAGAACGGTTTCTTCAAATTCACGGTCGCGGCACCGGCCTTCGCCTTCGGTCATGAGACCTATGCGCAGGCGTTGTCGACGACGATGATGGCCAACGCCCGCCGCCGGCGCTGGCGCGGCCAGCGCGCCGTGCCGCGCGCGCCTTACACGCCGCTGGTCAATGCCATCTCGATCGACTACTGCGCGACGGGGACGATTCGTGTGGACCGGCTGCCGAATGGCGACGACGACGGCCGCTTCCTGCATCTGTTTCCGTCGGGATGGGAGACGCTTGGTCTCAAGAGCTATCCAGCGCCCGCACTGCTGCCGCGTTTCGAGGCGGCCGGGAATCTTTACGTCGGCATTGCCGCCGGCGACCTCGGCAAGACGCTGACGCTGCTCTTCGAGCTTCGCGAAGACTCGCAACCGGTGCCGCCGACCGACGAAGACACCGAAGACGGACCTGCCGGCAACGCTGGGCTGCGCTGGAGCTACCTCTCGAATAACGTGTGGAAACCCCTGCCGCGTCGCTACATCGTGGCCGACGGCACGCATCACTTCATGACCTCAGGCATCGTGACGCTGCGGGTGCCGGGCGACATCGGCTGCCACAACACCGTCATGCCGGACGGACTGTACTGGCTGCGGGTAAGCGCCGATCGCGACATGGAAAAGTATTGCAGTCTGTATGCCATCCACGCGCAGGCGGTGCAGGTGCGCCGTGGGCAAGACGTGCCGCCTGAAGTGCCGATGGTTTTACCTGCCGGGAGTATTGTCCGCGGCCGCCGCCCGTTGCCGGGCATCACGGGCATCGTGCAACCGCTACCCTCTTGCGGCGGCCGGGCGACCGAGACGCGCGAGCAGATGCGCACACGCATCAGCGAGCGCCTGCGGCACAAGCAACGCGCGATCTCGCCGGCCGATTACGAATCGGTGATTCTCGAAGCGTTTGCCGATGTGTTCAAGGTCAAGTGCTTTGCCAATCTCACTACGGCGAATGGCCCGTTCGACTGCGTGCGTCCCGGTCATGCGCTAGTCGTGCCGCTGCCGTACTGGCCCGCGTTACCGGCCGACGAGCAAATGCCGATGCTCGACGGCAACCTCATGCAGGAAATCGCGGCGTTTGTGAACACGCTGTCCTCACCGTGGGCGCATGTGTCGGTAGAGAACCCCGTCTACGAGCGGATTCAGGTGCGTTGCAAGGTGCGCTTTTCGGACGTGTCGGGCAATGGGCGCTACATCGCCATGCTCAATGCGGCGATCTCTCATTACCTCACGCCGTGGCAGGACGGTGTGGGCTATCGCACGCACTTCGGCTGGCGTATCCGGCAGCACGATCTGGAAGCGTTTATCGGCTCGCTGCCCTATGTGCAGAACGTCTCCGGCTTCTCGATGCTTCGTATCGCCGCCAAACCGCCTGCCGTATCCCCGGCTTCGGCAACGTCCGGAGCCGCGCCTGCCATGTGGTCGTCGGCCGATGTGCAGACGTACTCGCTGTTCGATACGGCTGACCCTGCCAACACGGACGGCACGAAAGGCCAGACCGACATCACACCGCTCTACCCGTGGAGCATTGCCATTCCGGTCGCCCGGCACGCCATCGAAGCGGTCGACGATGGCGTTGACTACCCAGGCGTACCCACGGCGCTCAGCCGCCTCGAAATCGGCACCACTTTCATCATCTCGGACGACCCCCATGACCAATAA
- a CDS encoding contractile injection system tape measure protein translates to MSRSDALRALVVERLLPVVVSVFDTRAPGDAVVRIDQLDVDLGDVAVADLPEALAEGLSDALEQVLAGREFSARGRRNSVVTRFSSAVEADAAELVRFLRDGRLPAHAATALAHDARKAPLPDPASGGHSTEQRKAKPDAVGASLEALLARVMSGDVEAVRRLLLASGDRDVQMARLVRQFPAAQIEALLHALRPAEAQRWLADLHALDRALAVAGWEREARASARVAASEKLLTVGLTPLDAGTLQMPWHEVWEAVLALSVTGTGAMGNGGRTDGVAGRAMHVLQLVSEKHVSDAPAMLTVLRRLARAGETERAARDGMERREGEIRRVADGEMRRPRETQAQAQPQDKHQLQPQHQDQDQDQRKSQNQNQNQNQNRLRAESREAVSDVSVVLPTYRAGATEASDAPGGSLHDGVVDPARVARAAAETEPSSRSAAVWGESDTHREAAATDIGTTSATAIAIASDNLAADDFLPTKNDAVQPTDENAETLLPYGPSAAHSLARIRNLLANALTRGQAQALYDIWPHLMADAPALLRDALHHYAAYPDLRDRMAMSLPVSLLSDMLSLLQGETLAVRAAGGVPEIAVSRDNAGGSDLVGYAGYRSADGVGSTSGPSDNGENGDIIDDPASPDGERIFNTSVRRVSDDSVSPKAWGHRSLTGWARRRAWSEAVAAAVTDLSVHTDPLANDDESGATPTTNLRVLQSLAADTEDDTVSPSTGAGTDRLTLGLPEDRTNPERLRHARDLVEMPDVPSLPSLSAAPASASAAPSDFSGMGAPIAVNFIKDERPILAEAGSHHRAERSPSAPPISDGGAKANTANGNASAKAKAPGSPSSALTTTPPTQTRTHTRTSTPMSDGGVLSTHEAEQSPTVSASSIAVHPSQDGSVGARGRLIDALLSGSPAGLYDDWPVWVTEHSEMLVDAFRHYGQHDDVLSRIVAVFPEDMLLDLAVLLSPGATMHWHRLRALSRQDALTDLERADVDAVVGNPQTNHSESGADVSVGTTGTDSTSRTTGGRAAEASSEPEAVAQRPSSQGVSTPLSNASVDAWKRAVWKAIFGKLIRESSNVSSTSEGLHHVALGVSPAAWQLRLLDQWELRSGSHVDQPIDADIRPMTRVANRAPVEAHEMRADIGIDGLSVGAVDAGASETTQASRPLTSVVREEGSSTADGVDASVDWHGTNVTSGTNEANETNETNETNETNETNETNETNETNEAAAINEPAATRGTNAHDAVQRLLRFHQSEVPKGASLVSRAGRLSREARTVLQSALDQSHTLLTSGPDGISPDAWASIVDIVVTVNDDIPAAHRETFYDAIVAHAPTAPPEPHVPHVPHAPHDATRAVARYYASVAAGLVTGATLDLEVLSEEASAGSTDNARTADSTGNANYADTTDTTDTTDTTDATDTADNADSTVPITVPATLTESSPPPTQPHALPTASHPTQESRPDMASTPPIDYLDYLSSPDFRNGRAAPPAGMDIWLRQAMQAGASALRPILSAAASDDTLAGQWLDLVPTDMWPGFARLSPRDTAEVDRMLRLSSDVTDLFSLSVDTTPPAQLERTRWLLLFTWLFAPQRAYAPAKLASALVARLAQVTGSQIPPALAARVREQTGIDIGIPAVGASDPSLTPMQVTHAGAVLVWPFLPRLWDMLSLVEAYGDGHPKRSRFVSEAAAERAVLLLHYLVSGHDEAPEPHLTLHKLLCGVALNAPVARRIDVTENERTIIDQLLVAMIQHWSVLGNTSPAGLRETFLQRPGRLSMGDNGWHLDVQRSAFDVLLNQLPWSVSTVQLSWMPLPLWVQWT, encoded by the coding sequence ATGTCGCGAAGCGATGCGCTGCGCGCGCTGGTGGTTGAACGGCTGTTGCCGGTGGTGGTGTCGGTGTTTGACACGCGTGCGCCCGGCGATGCGGTGGTTCGCATTGACCAGCTCGACGTTGATCTTGGTGATGTGGCCGTGGCTGACTTGCCCGAGGCGCTGGCGGAAGGCTTATCCGACGCGCTTGAGCAGGTGCTGGCGGGGCGTGAGTTTTCCGCGCGCGGGCGGCGAAATTCCGTGGTGACGCGCTTTTCGTCTGCCGTGGAAGCCGACGCTGCGGAACTGGTTCGGTTCTTGAGGGACGGCCGGTTGCCGGCGCATGCGGCAACCGCACTGGCACACGACGCACGCAAGGCACCTTTGCCCGATCCGGCGTCGGGCGGGCACAGCACTGAGCAGCGAAAGGCAAAACCGGATGCGGTGGGGGCTTCGTTGGAGGCGCTGCTCGCGAGGGTAATGTCGGGCGACGTGGAGGCGGTACGACGCTTGCTGTTGGCCAGTGGGGACCGCGATGTGCAGATGGCGCGGTTGGTGCGGCAGTTCCCTGCTGCGCAGATTGAAGCGCTGCTCCACGCGTTAAGACCTGCGGAAGCGCAACGCTGGTTAGCGGACTTGCACGCGCTGGACCGGGCGCTGGCTGTCGCAGGTTGGGAGCGGGAGGCGCGGGCTTCTGCACGGGTTGCTGCGAGCGAGAAGCTGTTGACGGTCGGCCTGACGCCGCTGGACGCAGGAACGCTGCAAATGCCTTGGCACGAGGTGTGGGAGGCAGTGTTGGCGCTTTCCGTCACTGGCACCGGCGCGATGGGCAACGGTGGCAGGACGGATGGCGTTGCCGGGCGAGCTATGCACGTCTTGCAGTTGGTGAGTGAGAAACACGTCTCGGATGCACCCGCCATGCTGACGGTGCTTCGACGATTGGCGCGGGCTGGCGAGACGGAGCGTGCTGCTCGCGACGGTATGGAGCGTAGGGAGGGGGAGATACGGCGAGTAGCAGATGGCGAGATGCGTCGTCCGCGTGAAACCCAAGCTCAAGCCCAACCTCAGGATAAGCATCAGCTTCAGCCTCAACATCAGGATCAGGATCAGGATCAGCGTAAGAGTCAGAACCAGAACCAGAACCAGAACCAGAACCGACTTCGCGCCGAATCGCGTGAAGCGGTTTCAGATGTGAGCGTTGTACTGCCCACGTATCGCGCTGGTGCGACTGAAGCATCTGATGCTCCGGGTGGCTCACTTCACGATGGCGTTGTCGACCCGGCGCGTGTGGCGCGGGCCGCTGCGGAAACTGAACCATCGTCGCGGAGCGCTGCGGTGTGGGGCGAATCAGACACACACCGCGAGGCTGCGGCCACCGACATCGGCACCACCTCCGCCACTGCCATCGCTATCGCCAGTGACAATCTCGCAGCGGACGACTTCTTGCCAACCAAGAATGATGCGGTGCAGCCAACGGATGAGAACGCCGAAACGCTGCTGCCATACGGCCCGTCGGCAGCTCACTCGCTTGCCCGCATACGAAATCTGTTGGCGAACGCGTTGACGCGAGGGCAAGCGCAGGCGCTTTACGACATTTGGCCGCACTTGATGGCCGACGCACCAGCATTACTCCGGGACGCGCTACACCATTACGCGGCATACCCGGATCTACGCGACCGCATGGCGATGTCGCTGCCGGTGTCATTGCTGTCCGACATGTTGTCGCTGCTTCAGGGGGAAACGCTTGCCGTGCGTGCTGCGGGGGGCGTCCCTGAAATCGCTGTCAGCCGTGACAACGCAGGTGGGTCTGATCTGGTTGGTTACGCTGGGTACCGCAGTGCCGACGGTGTCGGTAGTACCAGCGGCCCAAGTGACAACGGCGAAAACGGTGACATCATCGATGATCCCGCATCACCCGACGGTGAGCGCATTTTCAACACGTCAGTGCGCCGCGTCAGTGACGATTCGGTATCGCCGAAGGCATGGGGCCACCGTTCGCTCACTGGTTGGGCGCGTCGGCGCGCGTGGTCTGAAGCGGTCGCAGCCGCCGTCACCGACTTATCGGTCCATACCGACCCGCTCGCCAACGACGACGAGTCCGGCGCGACACCGACAACAAACCTGCGTGTTCTCCAATCTCTGGCAGCCGACACCGAAGACGACACCGTGTCACCATCGACCGGCGCAGGGACGGATCGACTGACCTTGGGCTTGCCCGAGGATCGCACTAATCCAGAACGACTTCGGCACGCCCGAGACCTTGTCGAAATGCCTGACGTGCCCTCGCTGCCATCGTTGAGCGCCGCACCTGCATCGGCATCGGCGGCGCCGTCGGACTTCTCGGGAATGGGCGCACCTATAGCCGTCAACTTCATAAAAGACGAGCGCCCGATCCTCGCCGAGGCCGGTTCGCATCATCGCGCAGAGCGTTCGCCAAGTGCGCCGCCAATCTCCGATGGCGGAGCGAAAGCGAATACTGCTAACGGGAACGCGAGCGCGAAAGCGAAAGCGCCGGGAAGCCCATCGTCTGCGCTGACTACTACGCCGCCGACGCAAACGAGAACGCACACGCGTACATCTACTCCGATGTCGGACGGCGGGGTTCTATCCACGCACGAGGCTGAGCAATCGCCCACGGTGTCCGCGTCGTCTATCGCGGTGCACCCGAGCCAAGATGGCAGCGTCGGCGCGCGGGGCCGGTTGATCGACGCGTTGCTCAGCGGTTCACCGGCTGGACTGTATGACGACTGGCCTGTCTGGGTGACTGAACATAGCGAAATGCTTGTCGATGCGTTTCGGCACTACGGTCAACACGACGACGTGTTGAGTCGGATCGTTGCCGTGTTCCCTGAAGACATGCTGCTGGATCTGGCGGTGCTGTTGAGCCCGGGCGCGACGATGCACTGGCACAGACTCAGGGCACTCTCTCGACAGGATGCATTGACCGATCTTGAGCGTGCAGACGTTGACGCTGTCGTCGGAAACCCGCAAACCAATCACAGTGAGTCCGGCGCTGATGTATCCGTTGGCACCACGGGCACCGATTCAACCAGCCGCACGACAGGCGGACGGGCTGCTGAAGCAAGCAGCGAACCGGAAGCCGTTGCGCAACGGCCTTCATCGCAGGGCGTGTCGACGCCATTGTCCAACGCGTCCGTGGATGCTTGGAAGCGAGCGGTCTGGAAGGCGATATTCGGAAAGCTCATCCGCGAATCGTCCAATGTGTCCTCTACATCCGAAGGGTTGCATCACGTAGCACTTGGTGTGAGCCCTGCCGCATGGCAGCTTCGGTTGCTGGATCAATGGGAGTTGCGCTCAGGGTCTCACGTCGATCAGCCGATTGATGCCGACATTCGACCAATGACGCGTGTGGCCAACCGCGCCCCGGTTGAGGCTCACGAAATGCGTGCGGATATCGGAATAGACGGCTTGAGCGTTGGAGCGGTCGACGCGGGGGCTAGCGAAACAACCCAAGCGTCCCGGCCTCTCACCTCTGTCGTGCGGGAAGAGGGTTCAAGCACGGCGGATGGCGTCGATGCCAGTGTTGACTGGCACGGCACCAACGTGACCAGCGGGACAAACGAGGCAAACGAGACAAACGAGACAAACGAGACAAACGAGACAAACGAGACAAACGAGACAAACGAGACAAACGAGACAAACGAGGCCGCCGCGATCAACGAGCCCGCCGCGACTCGCGGCACCAACGCTCATGACGCAGTGCAGCGGTTATTGCGCTTCCACCAGAGCGAGGTGCCAAAGGGCGCGTCTTTGGTGAGTCGAGCGGGGCGTTTATCGCGGGAGGCGCGCACCGTTTTGCAAAGCGCGCTTGACCAGAGTCACACGCTACTGACGTCCGGGCCCGATGGCATCTCGCCAGACGCATGGGCCAGCATCGTGGATATCGTCGTCACGGTGAATGACGACATTCCGGCGGCGCATCGGGAAACCTTTTACGACGCCATCGTGGCGCACGCGCCCACTGCGCCGCCTGAACCGCATGTGCCGCATGTGCCGCATGCGCCGCATGACGCTACCCGCGCTGTTGCCCGCTACTACGCCAGCGTCGCCGCCGGATTAGTGACCGGTGCGACGCTCGATCTTGAGGTGTTGAGCGAAGAGGCGTCGGCTGGGAGCACCGATAACGCCCGCACCGCCGACAGCACCGGAAACGCCAATTACGCCGACACCACCGACACCACCGACACCACCGACACCACCGACGCCACCGACACCGCCGACAACGCCGACAGCACGGTCCCTATCACGGTACCGGCGACGCTTACCGAATCCAGCCCGCCTCCCACTCAGCCGCACGCGCTGCCTACCGCTTCGCACCCCACTCAAGAGTCTCGCCCAGACATGGCATCGACACCGCCCATCGACTACCTCGACTATCTCTCGTCGCCGGACTTCCGCAATGGCCGCGCGGCGCCTCCGGCAGGGATGGATATCTGGTTGCGGCAGGCGATGCAAGCGGGCGCGTCTGCCTTGCGCCCGATCCTTTCAGCGGCCGCCAGCGATGACACATTGGCTGGGCAATGGCTTGACCTTGTACCGACCGACATGTGGCCCGGATTCGCCCGTCTGTCGCCGCGCGATACCGCCGAGGTCGACCGGATGTTGCGCCTGTCGTCGGACGTCACCGACTTGTTTTCCCTAAGCGTCGACACAACGCCACCCGCGCAGTTGGAACGTACCCGGTGGCTATTGTTGTTCACGTGGTTGTTCGCCCCGCAACGCGCCTATGCCCCAGCGAAATTGGCGTCCGCGCTCGTCGCCCGGCTGGCACAGGTAACCGGCAGTCAAATTCCGCCCGCACTTGCGGCTCGCGTGCGAGAACAAACCGGCATCGATATCGGCATTCCTGCCGTGGGCGCATCCGACCCGTCGCTCACGCCAATGCAAGTGACACACGCGGGGGCGGTCCTTGTCTGGCCGTTCCTGCCGCGCCTTTGGGACATGCTGTCGCTCGTCGAGGCATACGGGGACGGCCATCCGAAGCGGAGCCGATTTGTCAGCGAAGCGGCGGCCGAGCGCGCCGTCCTGCTCCTGCATTACCTCGTCAGCGGCCACGACGAGGCGCCGGAACCCCATTTGACACTGCACAAACTGCTCTGCGGTGTCGCGTTGAATGCGCCGGTCGCGCGTCGTATTGACGTGACCGAGAACGAGCGCACGATCATCGATCAGTTGCTCGTCGCGATGATCCAGCACTGGTCGGTGTTGGGGAATACCTCGCCGGCGGGACTGCGCGAGACCTTTCTGCAACGCCCGGGAAGGTTGTCGATGGGGGACAACGGTTGGCATCTCGATGTGCAGCGTAGTGCCTTCGATGTGCTGCTCAACCAACTGCCGTGGAGCGTCTCGACCGTGCAGTTGTCATGGATGCCGCTTCCGCTGTGGGTGCAATGGACATGA
- a CDS encoding ATP-binding protein, with amino-acid sequence MDAASAVGAMDMIDSTTLSTIPPTDALVANADSLSREIAWFNAVLETRMHAYFMHEGGPHDIYAHVPPDLKDDPSPFAVALQALGLASNFDARVVLMLALLPHIRPQALDLLFTQNKNTERQFTEFGGWRGQHHSGLLPTCETAAFVLAGDDLARRFEILQLFDADHTFARESILRLERRADGEPALAAALHVERDFLERCTSGSEHKPDYSAGFPAKRITTMRDWNDLVLAPEVIDEIDQIRQWLDGGEAVMRRWHLDRMVKPGFRALFYGPPGTGKTLTASLLGKAAHVDVYRIDLSKIVSKYIGETEKNMANVFDQAQNKRWILFFDEADALFGKRTEGSSANDRHANQEVAYLLQRIEDYPGVVLLATNLKGNIDEAFARRFQSAIHFPLPDSEQRLRLWKNLFPERRGLAADVDLVTLAENHVLSGGALLNVAQHAAMRAERDGRDTVCQADLLRGVRRELIKEGRTI; translated from the coding sequence ATGGATGCCGCTTCCGCTGTGGGTGCAATGGACATGATCGATTCGACAACCCTTTCGACCATCCCGCCGACCGATGCGCTCGTGGCCAACGCCGACAGTCTTTCGCGCGAAATCGCGTGGTTCAATGCCGTGCTCGAAACGCGCATGCATGCTTATTTCATGCACGAAGGCGGTCCGCATGACATCTACGCGCACGTACCGCCGGACCTGAAAGATGACCCGTCGCCGTTTGCTGTCGCGTTGCAAGCCTTGGGGCTCGCGTCGAACTTCGATGCGCGTGTCGTGCTGATGCTCGCCTTGTTGCCGCATATCCGGCCGCAGGCGCTCGACCTGCTGTTTACGCAAAACAAGAACACCGAGCGGCAGTTCACCGAATTCGGCGGCTGGCGTGGTCAGCATCACAGTGGCCTGCTACCGACCTGCGAAACCGCAGCGTTCGTGCTTGCCGGTGACGATCTCGCGCGTCGTTTCGAGATATTGCAGTTATTCGACGCCGATCACACGTTTGCCCGAGAGTCCATCTTGCGTCTGGAACGGCGCGCCGACGGTGAACCAGCACTCGCTGCCGCCTTGCACGTGGAACGTGACTTTCTCGAGCGATGCACTTCCGGCAGTGAACACAAGCCTGACTACAGCGCGGGCTTTCCGGCCAAGCGCATCACCACGATGCGCGACTGGAACGACCTTGTTCTTGCACCTGAAGTCATCGACGAGATCGACCAGATTCGTCAATGGCTCGATGGTGGCGAAGCCGTCATGCGCCGCTGGCATCTCGATCGCATGGTCAAACCGGGCTTCCGGGCGCTGTTCTATGGGCCGCCCGGCACCGGCAAGACACTCACGGCGTCGTTGCTTGGCAAGGCGGCGCACGTTGACGTCTACCGCATCGACCTGTCGAAAATCGTCTCGAAGTACATCGGCGAGACGGAGAAGAACATGGCCAACGTGTTCGATCAGGCGCAGAACAAGCGCTGGATTCTCTTCTTCGACGAAGCCGATGCGCTGTTCGGCAAGCGAACGGAAGGCAGCAGCGCGAACGATCGTCATGCGAATCAGGAAGTCGCGTATCTGCTCCAACGGATCGAAGACTACCCCGGCGTTGTGCTGCTGGCGACCAACCTGAAGGGCAACATCGACGAAGCTTTCGCGCGACGGTTTCAAAGTGCTATCCATTTTCCGTTGCCCGACAGCGAGCAACGTCTGCGTCTCTGGAAGAACCTGTTTCCCGAGCGTCGCGGTCTGGCGGCTGATGTGGATCTCGTAACGCTGGCCGAAAACCATGTGCTCTCAGGTGGCGCACTGCTCAACGTTGCTCAGCACGCGGCCATGCGCGCGGAACGCGATGGTCGCGACACCGTTTGTCAGGCCGACCTGCTGCGCGGCGTCCGGCGAGAACTCATCAAGGAAGGGCGGACGATCTGA